The Pongo abelii isolate AG06213 chromosome 20, NHGRI_mPonAbe1-v2.0_pri, whole genome shotgun sequence genome window below encodes:
- the IZUMO1 gene encoding izumo sperm-egg fusion protein 1 isoform X6 encodes MGPHFTFLCAALARCLLPAEGCVICDPSVVLALKALEKDYLPGHLDAKHHKAMMDRVENAVKDFQELPLNEDAYMGVVDEATLQKGSWSLLKDLKRITDSDVKGDLFVKELFWMLHLQKETFATYVARFQKEAYCPNKCGVMLQTLIWCKNCKKEVHACRKSYDCGGLGEQYGDLGVQGERGHPDQAHGGSRGCRQLSLRAGLCEFQPSHNHQFSRHSVARKDQGGKTFSKYRNPGGGDHGVVHNPPASEARENAEKPPSGAADLRLPSTDNRPYLCDISSKEGDRFHQVLTVWPWQRSGRANPGLKRKGHRFEAPIKIYLIV; translated from the exons ATGGGGCCGCATTTTACCTTCCTGTGTGCGGCGCTGGCCCGTTGCTTGCTTCCTGCCGAGGGGTGTGTTATATGTGACCCGTCTGTCGTGCTGGCGCTAAAGGCCCTGGAGAAAGATTACCTGCCTGGCCACCTGGATGCGAAGCATCACAAAGCCATGATGGACAGAGTAGAGAACGCCGTGAAGGATTTCCAGGAGCTGCCGCTTAATGAGGATGCCTATATGGGGGTCGTTG ATGAGGCCACACTGCAAAAGGGGTCCTGGAGTTTGCTGAAGGATCTGAAACGCATCACAGACAGTGATGTAAAAG GCGATCTCTTCGTGAAGGAGCTATTTTGGATGTTGCACTTGCAAAAGGAAACCTTTGCCACCTATGTTGCTCGATTCCAAAAAGAAG CTTACTGTCCCAACAAATGTG GTGTGATGTTGCAAACTCTGATCTGGTGCAAGAACTGCAAAAAGGAGGTTCACGCTTGTCGAAAGTCCTACGATTGCGGGG GTTTGGGGGAACAATACGGAGACCTTGGTGTCCAAGGGGAAAGAGGCCACCCTGACCAAGCCCATGGTGGGTCCAGAGGATGCAGGCAGCTATCGCTGCGAGCTGGGCTCTGTGAATTCCAGCCCAGCCACAATCATCAATTTTCACGTCACAG TGTTGCCCGAAAGGATCAAGGAGGAAAAACCTTCTCCAAATATCGTAACCCCGGGGGAGGCGACCACGGAGTCGTCCATAACCCTCCAGCCTCTGAAGCCCGAGAAAATGCTGAAAAGCCGCCTTCTGGGGCTGCTGATCTGCGGCTCCCTAGCACTGATAACCGGCCTTACCTTTGC GATATTTCGTCGAAGGAAGGTGATCGATTTCATCAAGTCCTCACTGTTTGGCCTTGGCAGCGGAGCGGCCGAGCAAACCCAGGTCTCAAAAGAAAAGGCCACAGATTCGAAGCACCAATAAAGATTTATCTTATTGTCTAA
- the IZUMO1 gene encoding izumo sperm-egg fusion protein 1 isoform X2 codes for MDFGFSPFSVLLLSVWGESTLPNGLRELCAPAAMGPHFTFLCAALARCLLPAEGCVICDPSVVLALKALEKDYLPGHLDAKHHKAMMDRVENAVKDFQELPLNEDAYMGVVDEATLQKGSWSLLKDLKRITDSDVKGDLFVKELFWMLHLQKETFATYVARFQKEAYCPNKCGVMLQTLIWCKNCKKEVHACRKSYDCGGLGEQYGDLGVQGERGHPDQAHGGSRGCRQLSLRAGLCEFQPSHNHQFSRHSVARKDQGGKTFSKYRNPGGGDHGVVHNPPASEARENAEKPPSGAADLRLPSTDNRPYLCVSNPLQKDISSKEGDRFHQVLTVWPWQRSGRANPGLKRKGHRFEAPIKIYLIV; via the exons ATGGATTTTGGCTTTTCTCCGTTTAGCGTTCTCCTGCTCTCGGTTTGGGGTGAGAGCACCCTTCCTAACGGTCTTCGGGAACTGTGCGCGCCGGCTGCAATGGGGCCGCATTTTACCTTCCTGTGTGCGGCGCTGGCCCGTTGCTTGCTTCCTGCCGAGGGGTGTGTTATATGTGACCCGTCTGTCGTGCTGGCGCTAAAGGCCCTGGAGAAAGATTACCTGCCTGGCCACCTGGATGCGAAGCATCACAAAGCCATGATGGACAGAGTAGAGAACGCCGTGAAGGATTTCCAGGAGCTGCCGCTTAATGAGGATGCCTATATGGGGGTCGTTG ATGAGGCCACACTGCAAAAGGGGTCCTGGAGTTTGCTGAAGGATCTGAAACGCATCACAGACAGTGATGTAAAAG GCGATCTCTTCGTGAAGGAGCTATTTTGGATGTTGCACTTGCAAAAGGAAACCTTTGCCACCTATGTTGCTCGATTCCAAAAAGAAG CTTACTGTCCCAACAAATGTG GTGTGATGTTGCAAACTCTGATCTGGTGCAAGAACTGCAAAAAGGAGGTTCACGCTTGTCGAAAGTCCTACGATTGCGGGG GTTTGGGGGAACAATACGGAGACCTTGGTGTCCAAGGGGAAAGAGGCCACCCTGACCAAGCCCATGGTGGGTCCAGAGGATGCAGGCAGCTATCGCTGCGAGCTGGGCTCTGTGAATTCCAGCCCAGCCACAATCATCAATTTTCACGTCACAG TGTTGCCCGAAAGGATCAAGGAGGAAAAACCTTCTCCAAATATCGTAACCCCGGGGGAGGCGACCACGGAGTCGTCCATAACCCTCCAGCCTCTGAAGCCCGAGAAAATGCTGAAAAGCCGCCTTCTGGGGCTGCTGATCTGCGGCTCCCTAGCACTGATAACCGGCCTTACCTTTGCGTGAGCAACCCATTGCAGAAG GATATTTCGTCGAAGGAAGGTGATCGATTTCATCAAGTCCTCACTGTTTGGCCTTGGCAGCGGAGCGGCCGAGCAAACCCAGGTCTCAAAAGAAAAGGCCACAGATTCGAAGCACCAATAAAGATTTATCTTATTGTCTAA
- the IZUMO1 gene encoding izumo sperm-egg fusion protein 1 isoform X3: MDFGFSPFSVLLLSVWGESTLPNGLRELCAPAAMGPHFTFLCAALARCLLPAEGCVICDPSVVLALKALEKDYLPGHLDAKHHKAMMDRVENAVKDFQELPLNEDAYMGVVDEATLQKGSWSLLKDLKRITDSDVKGDLFVKELFWMLHLQKETFATYVARFQKEAYCPNKCGVMLQTLIWCKNCKKEVHACRKSYDCGGLGEQYGDLGVQGERGHPDQAHGGSRGCRQLSLRAGLCEFQPSHNHQFSRHSVARKDQGGKTFSKYRNPGGGDHGVVHNPPASEARENAEKPPSGAADLRLPSTDNRPYLCDISSKEGDRFHQVLTVWPWQRSGRANPGLKRKGHRFEAPIKIYLIV, translated from the exons ATGGATTTTGGCTTTTCTCCGTTTAGCGTTCTCCTGCTCTCGGTTTGGGGTGAGAGCACCCTTCCTAACGGTCTTCGGGAACTGTGCGCGCCGGCTGCAATGGGGCCGCATTTTACCTTCCTGTGTGCGGCGCTGGCCCGTTGCTTGCTTCCTGCCGAGGGGTGTGTTATATGTGACCCGTCTGTCGTGCTGGCGCTAAAGGCCCTGGAGAAAGATTACCTGCCTGGCCACCTGGATGCGAAGCATCACAAAGCCATGATGGACAGAGTAGAGAACGCCGTGAAGGATTTCCAGGAGCTGCCGCTTAATGAGGATGCCTATATGGGGGTCGTTG ATGAGGCCACACTGCAAAAGGGGTCCTGGAGTTTGCTGAAGGATCTGAAACGCATCACAGACAGTGATGTAAAAG GCGATCTCTTCGTGAAGGAGCTATTTTGGATGTTGCACTTGCAAAAGGAAACCTTTGCCACCTATGTTGCTCGATTCCAAAAAGAAG CTTACTGTCCCAACAAATGTG GTGTGATGTTGCAAACTCTGATCTGGTGCAAGAACTGCAAAAAGGAGGTTCACGCTTGTCGAAAGTCCTACGATTGCGGGG GTTTGGGGGAACAATACGGAGACCTTGGTGTCCAAGGGGAAAGAGGCCACCCTGACCAAGCCCATGGTGGGTCCAGAGGATGCAGGCAGCTATCGCTGCGAGCTGGGCTCTGTGAATTCCAGCCCAGCCACAATCATCAATTTTCACGTCACAG TGTTGCCCGAAAGGATCAAGGAGGAAAAACCTTCTCCAAATATCGTAACCCCGGGGGAGGCGACCACGGAGTCGTCCATAACCCTCCAGCCTCTGAAGCCCGAGAAAATGCTGAAAAGCCGCCTTCTGGGGCTGCTGATCTGCGGCTCCCTAGCACTGATAACCGGCCTTACCTTTGC GATATTTCGTCGAAGGAAGGTGATCGATTTCATCAAGTCCTCACTGTTTGGCCTTGGCAGCGGAGCGGCCGAGCAAACCCAGGTCTCAAAAGAAAAGGCCACAGATTCGAAGCACCAATAAAGATTTATCTTATTGTCTAA
- the IZUMO1 gene encoding izumo sperm-egg fusion protein 1 isoform X7: MEDMILDCELNWHQASEGLTDYSFYRVWGNNTETLVSKGKEATLTKPMVGPEDAGSYRCELGSVNSSPATIINFHVTVLPERIKEEKPSPNIVTPGEATTESSITLQPLKPEKMLKSRLLGLLICGSLALITGLTFAIFRRRKVIDFIKSSLFGLGSGAAEQTQVSKEKATDSKHQ; encoded by the exons atgGAAGACATGATCCTGGACTGTGAGTTAAACTGGCATCAGGCTTCCGAAGGCCTCACTGATTACAGCTTTTACAGG GTTTGGGGGAACAATACGGAGACCTTGGTGTCCAAGGGGAAAGAGGCCACCCTGACCAAGCCCATGGTGGGTCCAGAGGATGCAGGCAGCTATCGCTGCGAGCTGGGCTCTGTGAATTCCAGCCCAGCCACAATCATCAATTTTCACGTCACAG TGTTGCCCGAAAGGATCAAGGAGGAAAAACCTTCTCCAAATATCGTAACCCCGGGGGAGGCGACCACGGAGTCGTCCATAACCCTCCAGCCTCTGAAGCCCGAGAAAATGCTGAAAAGCCGCCTTCTGGGGCTGCTGATCTGCGGCTCCCTAGCACTGATAACCGGCCTTACCTTTGC GATATTTCGTCGAAGGAAGGTGATCGATTTCATCAAGTCCTCACTGTTTGGCCTTGGCAGCGGAGCGGCCGAGCAAACCCAGGTCTCAAAAGAAAAGGCCACAGATTCGAAGCACCAATAA
- the IZUMO1 gene encoding izumo sperm-egg fusion protein 1 isoform X4 — MGPHFTFLCAALARCLLPAEGCVICDPSVVLALKALEKDYLPGHLDAKHHKAMMDRVENAVKDFQELPLNEDAYMGVVDEATLQKGSWSLLKDLKRITDSDVKGDLFVKELFWMLHLQKETFATYVARFQKEAYCPNKCGVMLQTLIWCKNCKKEVHACRKSYDCGERNVEVPQMEDMILDCELNWHQASEGLTDYSFYRVWGNNTETLVSKGKEATLTKPMVGPEDAGSYRCELGSVNSSPATIINFHVTVLPERIKEEKPSPNIVTPGEATTESSITLQPLKPEKMLKSRLLGLLICGSLALITGLTFAIFRRRKVIDFIKSSLFGLGSGAAEQTQVSKEKATDSKHQ; from the exons ATGGGGCCGCATTTTACCTTCCTGTGTGCGGCGCTGGCCCGTTGCTTGCTTCCTGCCGAGGGGTGTGTTATATGTGACCCGTCTGTCGTGCTGGCGCTAAAGGCCCTGGAGAAAGATTACCTGCCTGGCCACCTGGATGCGAAGCATCACAAAGCCATGATGGACAGAGTAGAGAACGCCGTGAAGGATTTCCAGGAGCTGCCGCTTAATGAGGATGCCTATATGGGGGTCGTTG ATGAGGCCACACTGCAAAAGGGGTCCTGGAGTTTGCTGAAGGATCTGAAACGCATCACAGACAGTGATGTAAAAG GCGATCTCTTCGTGAAGGAGCTATTTTGGATGTTGCACTTGCAAAAGGAAACCTTTGCCACCTATGTTGCTCGATTCCAAAAAGAAG CTTACTGTCCCAACAAATGTG GTGTGATGTTGCAAACTCTGATCTGGTGCAAGAACTGCAAAAAGGAGGTTCACGCTTGTCGAAAGTCCTACGATTGCGGGG agcggaatgtggaggttcctcaaatgGAAGACATGATCCTGGACTGTGAGTTAAACTGGCATCAGGCTTCCGAAGGCCTCACTGATTACAGCTTTTACAGG GTTTGGGGGAACAATACGGAGACCTTGGTGTCCAAGGGGAAAGAGGCCACCCTGACCAAGCCCATGGTGGGTCCAGAGGATGCAGGCAGCTATCGCTGCGAGCTGGGCTCTGTGAATTCCAGCCCAGCCACAATCATCAATTTTCACGTCACAG TGTTGCCCGAAAGGATCAAGGAGGAAAAACCTTCTCCAAATATCGTAACCCCGGGGGAGGCGACCACGGAGTCGTCCATAACCCTCCAGCCTCTGAAGCCCGAGAAAATGCTGAAAAGCCGCCTTCTGGGGCTGCTGATCTGCGGCTCCCTAGCACTGATAACCGGCCTTACCTTTGC GATATTTCGTCGAAGGAAGGTGATCGATTTCATCAAGTCCTCACTGTTTGGCCTTGGCAGCGGAGCGGCCGAGCAAACCCAGGTCTCAAAAGAAAAGGCCACAGATTCGAAGCACCAATAA
- the IZUMO1 gene encoding izumo sperm-egg fusion protein 1 isoform X1 gives MDFGFSPFSVLLLSVWGESTLPNGLRELCAPAAMGPHFTFLCAALARCLLPAEGCVICDPSVVLALKALEKDYLPGHLDAKHHKAMMDRVENAVKDFQELPLNEDAYMGVVDEATLQKGSWSLLKDLKRITDSDVKGDLFVKELFWMLHLQKETFATYVARFQKEAYCPNKCGVMLQTLIWCKNCKKEVHACRKSYDCGERNVEVPQMEDMILDCELNWHQASEGLTDYSFYRVWGNNTETLVSKGKEATLTKPMVGPEDAGSYRCELGSVNSSPATIINFHVTVLPERIKEEKPSPNIVTPGEATTESSITLQPLKPEKMLKSRLLGLLICGSLALITGLTFAIFRRRKVIDFIKSSLFGLGSGAAEQTQVSKEKATDSKHQ, from the exons ATGGATTTTGGCTTTTCTCCGTTTAGCGTTCTCCTGCTCTCGGTTTGGGGTGAGAGCACCCTTCCTAACGGTCTTCGGGAACTGTGCGCGCCGGCTGCAATGGGGCCGCATTTTACCTTCCTGTGTGCGGCGCTGGCCCGTTGCTTGCTTCCTGCCGAGGGGTGTGTTATATGTGACCCGTCTGTCGTGCTGGCGCTAAAGGCCCTGGAGAAAGATTACCTGCCTGGCCACCTGGATGCGAAGCATCACAAAGCCATGATGGACAGAGTAGAGAACGCCGTGAAGGATTTCCAGGAGCTGCCGCTTAATGAGGATGCCTATATGGGGGTCGTTG ATGAGGCCACACTGCAAAAGGGGTCCTGGAGTTTGCTGAAGGATCTGAAACGCATCACAGACAGTGATGTAAAAG GCGATCTCTTCGTGAAGGAGCTATTTTGGATGTTGCACTTGCAAAAGGAAACCTTTGCCACCTATGTTGCTCGATTCCAAAAAGAAG CTTACTGTCCCAACAAATGTG GTGTGATGTTGCAAACTCTGATCTGGTGCAAGAACTGCAAAAAGGAGGTTCACGCTTGTCGAAAGTCCTACGATTGCGGGG agcggaatgtggaggttcctcaaatgGAAGACATGATCCTGGACTGTGAGTTAAACTGGCATCAGGCTTCCGAAGGCCTCACTGATTACAGCTTTTACAGG GTTTGGGGGAACAATACGGAGACCTTGGTGTCCAAGGGGAAAGAGGCCACCCTGACCAAGCCCATGGTGGGTCCAGAGGATGCAGGCAGCTATCGCTGCGAGCTGGGCTCTGTGAATTCCAGCCCAGCCACAATCATCAATTTTCACGTCACAG TGTTGCCCGAAAGGATCAAGGAGGAAAAACCTTCTCCAAATATCGTAACCCCGGGGGAGGCGACCACGGAGTCGTCCATAACCCTCCAGCCTCTGAAGCCCGAGAAAATGCTGAAAAGCCGCCTTCTGGGGCTGCTGATCTGCGGCTCCCTAGCACTGATAACCGGCCTTACCTTTGC GATATTTCGTCGAAGGAAGGTGATCGATTTCATCAAGTCCTCACTGTTTGGCCTTGGCAGCGGAGCGGCCGAGCAAACCCAGGTCTCAAAAGAAAAGGCCACAGATTCGAAGCACCAATAA
- the IZUMO1 gene encoding izumo sperm-egg fusion protein 1 isoform X5 — protein MDFGFSPFSVLLLSVWGESTLPNGLRELCAPAAMGPHFTFLCAALARCLLPAEGCVICDPSVVLALKALEKDYLPGHLDAKHHKAMMDRVENAVKDFQELPLNEDAYMGVVDEATLQKGSWSLLKDLKRITDSDVKGDLFVKELFWMLHLQKETFATYVARFQKEAYCPNKCGVMLQTLIWCKNCKKEVHACRKSYDCGERNVEVPQMEDMILDCELNWHQASEGLTDYSFYRVWGNNTETLVSKGKEATLTKPMVGPEDAGSYRCELGSVNSSPATIINFHVTVLPERIKEEKPSPNIVTPGEATTESSITLQPLKPEKMLKSRLLGLLICGSLALITGLTFA, from the exons ATGGATTTTGGCTTTTCTCCGTTTAGCGTTCTCCTGCTCTCGGTTTGGGGTGAGAGCACCCTTCCTAACGGTCTTCGGGAACTGTGCGCGCCGGCTGCAATGGGGCCGCATTTTACCTTCCTGTGTGCGGCGCTGGCCCGTTGCTTGCTTCCTGCCGAGGGGTGTGTTATATGTGACCCGTCTGTCGTGCTGGCGCTAAAGGCCCTGGAGAAAGATTACCTGCCTGGCCACCTGGATGCGAAGCATCACAAAGCCATGATGGACAGAGTAGAGAACGCCGTGAAGGATTTCCAGGAGCTGCCGCTTAATGAGGATGCCTATATGGGGGTCGTTG ATGAGGCCACACTGCAAAAGGGGTCCTGGAGTTTGCTGAAGGATCTGAAACGCATCACAGACAGTGATGTAAAAG GCGATCTCTTCGTGAAGGAGCTATTTTGGATGTTGCACTTGCAAAAGGAAACCTTTGCCACCTATGTTGCTCGATTCCAAAAAGAAG CTTACTGTCCCAACAAATGTG GTGTGATGTTGCAAACTCTGATCTGGTGCAAGAACTGCAAAAAGGAGGTTCACGCTTGTCGAAAGTCCTACGATTGCGGGG agcggaatgtggaggttcctcaaatgGAAGACATGATCCTGGACTGTGAGTTAAACTGGCATCAGGCTTCCGAAGGCCTCACTGATTACAGCTTTTACAGG GTTTGGGGGAACAATACGGAGACCTTGGTGTCCAAGGGGAAAGAGGCCACCCTGACCAAGCCCATGGTGGGTCCAGAGGATGCAGGCAGCTATCGCTGCGAGCTGGGCTCTGTGAATTCCAGCCCAGCCACAATCATCAATTTTCACGTCACAG TGTTGCCCGAAAGGATCAAGGAGGAAAAACCTTCTCCAAATATCGTAACCCCGGGGGAGGCGACCACGGAGTCGTCCATAACCCTCCAGCCTCTGAAGCCCGAGAAAATGCTGAAAAGCCGCCTTCTGGGGCTGCTGATCTGCGGCTCCCTAGCACTGATAACCGGCCTTACCTTTGCGTGA
- the FUT1 gene encoding galactoside alpha-(1,2)-fucosyltransferase 1 isoform X1 — MPGRRDRARSPASPIWGAVGPGAIALAPGAGARRQVTGGAPPSSHPPGPGGRTLRNSRPRPLLPLLPKPSLPVRTGCAEGRAAGPDSRTPGVPGAAGCGLPLRRVRSGHAERTVDLPPASSSAMWPPSHRQLCLAFLLVCVLSVISFFLHIYQDSFPHGLGLSILCPDRRLVTPPVAIFCLPGTAMGPNASSSCPQHPASLSGTWTVYPNGRFGNQMGQYATLLALAQLNGRRAFILPAMHAALAPVFRITLPVLAPEVDSRTPWRELQLHDWMSEEYADLRDPFLKLSGFPCSWTFFHHLREQIRREFTLHDHLREEAQSVLGQLRLGRTGDRPRTFVGVHVRRGDYLQVMPQRWKGVVGDSAYLRQAMDWFRARHEAPVFVVTSNGMEWCKENIDTSQGDVTFAGDGQEATPWKDFALLTQCNHTIMTIGTFGFWAAYLAGGDTVYLANFTLPDSEFLKIFKPEAAFLPEWVGINADLSPLWTLAKP, encoded by the exons ATGCCGGGGCGGAGGGACAGGGCGCGGTCCCCTGCATCCCCGATCTGGGGAGCGGTGGGCCCGGGGGCCATCGCCCTAGCCCCGGGCGCTGGGGCTCGGCGCCAAGTTACGGGCGGGGCTCCACCTTCCAGCCATCCGCCCGGCCCGGGAGGACGGACGCTGCGAAACTCCCGGCCGcgccctctccttcctctcctccccaagCCCTCGCTGCCAGTCCGGACAGGCTGCGCGGAGGGGAGGGCTGCCGGGCCGGATAGCCGGACGCCTGGCGTTCCAGGGGCGGCCGGATGCGGCCTGCCTTTGCGCAGGGTGCGCTCCGGCCACGCAGAGCGGACTGTGGATCTGCCACCTGCAAGCAGCTCGG CCATGTGGCCCCCGAGCCATCGTCAGCTCTGCCTGGCCTTCCTGCTAGTCTGTGTCCTCTCTGTAATCTCCTTCTTCCTCCATATCTACCAAGACAGCTTTCCACATGGCCTAGGCCTGTCGATCCTGTGTCCAGACCGCCGCCTGGTGACACCCCCAGTGGCCATCTTCTGCCTGCCGGGTACTGCGATGGGCCCCAACGCCTCCTCTTCCTGTCCCCAGCACCCTGCCTCCCTTTCCGGCACCTGGACTGTCTACCCCAATGGCCGGTTTGGTAACCAGATGGGACAGTATGCCACGCTGCTGGCTCTGGCCCAGCTCAACGGCCGCCGGGCCTTTATTCTGCCCGCCATGCATGCAGCCCTGGCCCCGGTATTCCGCATCACCCTGCCCGTGCTGGCCCCAGAGGTGGACAGCCGCACGCCATGGCGGGAGCTGCAGCTTCACGACTGGATGTCGGAGGAGTACGCGGACTTGAGGGATCCTTTCCTGAAGCTCTCTGGCTTCCCTTGCTCTTGGACTTTCTTCCACCATCTCCGGGAACAGATCCGCAGAGAGTTCACCCTGCACGACCACCTTCGGGAAGAGGCGCAGAGTGTGCTGGGTCAGCTCCGCCTGGGCCGCACGGGGGACCGCCCGCGCACCTTTGTCGGCGTCCACGTGCGCCGTGGGGACTACCTGCAGGTTATGCCTCAGCGCTGGAAGGGTGTGGTGGGCGACAGCGCCTACCTCCGGCAGGCCATGGACTGGTTCCGGGCACGGCACGAAGCCCCCGTTTTTGTGGTCACCAGCAATGGCATGGAGTGGTGTAAAGAAAACATCGACACCTCCCAGGGTGATGTGACGTTTGCTGGCGATGGACAGGAGGCTACACCGTGGAAAGACTTTGCCCTGCTCACACAGTGCAACCACACCATTATGACCATTGGCACCTTCGGCTTCTGGGCTGCCTACCTGGCTGGCGGAGACACTGTGTACCTGGCCAACTTCACCCTGCCAGACTCTGAGTTCCTGAAGATCTTTAAGCCGGAGGCCGCCTTCCTGCCCGAGTGGGTGGGCATTAATGCAGACTTGTCTCCACTCTGGACATTGGCTAAGCCTTGA
- the FUT1 gene encoding galactoside alpha-(1,2)-fucosyltransferase 1 isoform X2, with amino-acid sequence MWPPSHRQLCLAFLLVCVLSVISFFLHIYQDSFPHGLGLSILCPDRRLVTPPVAIFCLPGTAMGPNASSSCPQHPASLSGTWTVYPNGRFGNQMGQYATLLALAQLNGRRAFILPAMHAALAPVFRITLPVLAPEVDSRTPWRELQLHDWMSEEYADLRDPFLKLSGFPCSWTFFHHLREQIRREFTLHDHLREEAQSVLGQLRLGRTGDRPRTFVGVHVRRGDYLQVMPQRWKGVVGDSAYLRQAMDWFRARHEAPVFVVTSNGMEWCKENIDTSQGDVTFAGDGQEATPWKDFALLTQCNHTIMTIGTFGFWAAYLAGGDTVYLANFTLPDSEFLKIFKPEAAFLPEWVGINADLSPLWTLAKP; translated from the coding sequence ATGTGGCCCCCGAGCCATCGTCAGCTCTGCCTGGCCTTCCTGCTAGTCTGTGTCCTCTCTGTAATCTCCTTCTTCCTCCATATCTACCAAGACAGCTTTCCACATGGCCTAGGCCTGTCGATCCTGTGTCCAGACCGCCGCCTGGTGACACCCCCAGTGGCCATCTTCTGCCTGCCGGGTACTGCGATGGGCCCCAACGCCTCCTCTTCCTGTCCCCAGCACCCTGCCTCCCTTTCCGGCACCTGGACTGTCTACCCCAATGGCCGGTTTGGTAACCAGATGGGACAGTATGCCACGCTGCTGGCTCTGGCCCAGCTCAACGGCCGCCGGGCCTTTATTCTGCCCGCCATGCATGCAGCCCTGGCCCCGGTATTCCGCATCACCCTGCCCGTGCTGGCCCCAGAGGTGGACAGCCGCACGCCATGGCGGGAGCTGCAGCTTCACGACTGGATGTCGGAGGAGTACGCGGACTTGAGGGATCCTTTCCTGAAGCTCTCTGGCTTCCCTTGCTCTTGGACTTTCTTCCACCATCTCCGGGAACAGATCCGCAGAGAGTTCACCCTGCACGACCACCTTCGGGAAGAGGCGCAGAGTGTGCTGGGTCAGCTCCGCCTGGGCCGCACGGGGGACCGCCCGCGCACCTTTGTCGGCGTCCACGTGCGCCGTGGGGACTACCTGCAGGTTATGCCTCAGCGCTGGAAGGGTGTGGTGGGCGACAGCGCCTACCTCCGGCAGGCCATGGACTGGTTCCGGGCACGGCACGAAGCCCCCGTTTTTGTGGTCACCAGCAATGGCATGGAGTGGTGTAAAGAAAACATCGACACCTCCCAGGGTGATGTGACGTTTGCTGGCGATGGACAGGAGGCTACACCGTGGAAAGACTTTGCCCTGCTCACACAGTGCAACCACACCATTATGACCATTGGCACCTTCGGCTTCTGGGCTGCCTACCTGGCTGGCGGAGACACTGTGTACCTGGCCAACTTCACCCTGCCAGACTCTGAGTTCCTGAAGATCTTTAAGCCGGAGGCCGCCTTCCTGCCCGAGTGGGTGGGCATTAATGCAGACTTGTCTCCACTCTGGACATTGGCTAAGCCTTGA
- the FUT1 gene encoding galactoside alpha-(1,2)-fucosyltransferase 1 gives MWPPSHRQLCLAFLLVCVLSVISFFLHIYQDSFPHGLGLSILCPDRRLVTPPVAIFCLPGTAMGPNASSSCPQHPASLSGT, from the coding sequence ATGTGGCCCCCGAGCCATCGTCAGCTCTGCCTGGCCTTCCTGCTAGTCTGTGTCCTCTCTGTAATCTCCTTCTTCCTCCATATCTACCAAGACAGCTTTCCACATGGCCTAGGCCTGTCGATCCTGTGTCCAGACCGCCGCCTGGTGACACCCCCAGTGGCCATCTTCTGCCTGCCGGGTACTGCGATGGGCCCCAACGCCTCCTCTTCCTGTCCCCAGCACCCTGCCTCCCTTTCCGGCACCTGG